Proteins co-encoded in one Candida albicans SC5314 chromosome 3, complete sequence genomic window:
- a CDS encoding uncharacterized protein (Protein of unknown function; Spider biofilm induced) yields the protein MSFNSNASKYQAENTVDKLFSNILHTSTTSKSVSKSKSKSKSKPKPISSTQLLVNQLQSTNTTANNNNTKRKKHNNNKRINKTLLEEKKFSKFIKYNHIKQKSNKSELDEKYLNKLVRKNINSLNKINKIDDLLIDEELNQIKQELLEENEFVGMGGGQLKGGKRLRKKLLNNTKQVIDEFDGFGEISSSNNNNKKKNSSYPGLTPGLAPVDYEEEDNE from the coding sequence ATGTCATTCAATTCTAACGCATCTAAATACCAAGCAGAAAATACTGtggataaattattttcaaatatactACATACTTCCACGACTTCTAAGTCAGTTTCAAAGtctaaatcaaaatcaaaatcaaaaccaaaaccaatcTCATCAACTCAATTACTTGTGAATCAACtacaatcaacaaatacTACTgccaacaataataacactaaaaggaaaaaacataataataataaacgaatcaataaaacattattagaagagaaaaaattttcaaaatttattaaatataatcatattaaacaaaaatcaaataaatcagaattagatgaaaaatatttaaataaattagttcggaaaaatatcaattcattaaataaaattaataaaattgatgatttattaattgatgaagaattaaatcaaattaaacaagaattgttagaagaaaatgaatttgttgGTATGGGTGGTGGTCAACTTAAAGGAGGTAAACGATTACgtaaaaaattgttaaataATACTAAGCAagttattgatgaatttgatggATTTGGAGAGATAAGCAgtagcaacaacaacaataagaagaagaatagCTCATATCCTGGATTAACTCCTGGATTGGCACCAGTTGAttatgaagaagaagataatgaataa
- the FOX3 gene encoding Fox3p (Putative peroxisomal 3-oxoacyl CoA thiolase; transcript regulated by white-opaque switch; Spider biofilm induced), giving the protein MSSKQQYLKKNPDDVVVVAAYRTALTKGGRGGFKDVGSDFLLKKLTEEFVKKTGVDPKIIQDAAIGNVLNRRAGDFEHRGALLSAGLPYSVPFVALNRQCSSGLMAISQVANKIKTGEIECGLAGGVESMTKNYGPEALIAIDPAYEKDPEFVKNGIPMGITNENVCAKFNISRDVQDQFAAESYQKAEKAQKEGKFDDEILPIEVFQEDEDAEDEDEDEDEDAEPKEKLVVISKDEGIRPGVTKEKLAKIKPAFKSDGVSSAGNSSQVSDGAALVLLMKRSFAEKNGFKPLAKYISCGVAGVPPEIMGIGPAVAIPKVLKQTGLSVSDIDIYEINEAFAGQCLYSIESCNIPREKVNLNGGAIALGHPLGCTGARQYATILRLLKPGEFGVTSMCIGTGMGAASVLVRE; this is encoded by the coding sequence atgtcatccaaacaacaatacttGAAGAAGAATCCTGACGATGTCGTTGTCGTTGCAGCATACAGAACTGCTTTAACCAAAGGTGGAAGAGGTGGATTCAAAGATGTTGGATCTGATTTccttttgaaaaaattgactgaagaatttgttaaaaaaaCTGGTGTTGACCCTAAAATCATTCAAGATGCTGCCATTGGTAATGTCTTGAACAGAAGAGCTGGTGATTTCGAACATAGAGGTGCATTATTATCTGCTGGATTACCTTATTCAGTTCCATTTGTTGCCCTTAACAGACAATGTTCATCTGGGTTAATGGCCATTTCTCAAGTGGCCAACAAGATCAAGACTGGTGAAATTGAATGTGGTTTAGCTGGTGGTGTTGAAAGTATGACAAAAAACTATGGTCCAGAAGCATTGATTGCTATTGACCCTGCTTATGAAAAAGACCCAGAATTTGTTAAAAACGGTATTCCAATGGGTATTACTAATGAAAATGTTTGTGccaaattcaatatttcaaGAGATGTTCAAGATCAATTTGCTGCTGAATCTTATCAAAAAGCTGAAAAGGCACAAAAAGAAggtaaatttgatgatgaaattttaccaattgaagttttccaagaagatgaagatgctgaagatgaagacgaagatgaagatgaagatgctgaaccaaaagaaaaattggttgTTATTAGTAAAGATGAAGGTATTAGACCAGGTGTtactaaagaaaaattggctAAAATTAAACCAGCTTTCAAATCTGATGGTGTATCTTCAGCTGGTAACTCTTCACAAGTTTCCGATGGTGCTGCCTTGGTGTTATTGATGAAACGTTCATTTGCTGAAAAGAATGGATTCAAACCATTGGCTAAATACATTTCTTGTGGTGTTGCTGGTGTCCCACCAGAAATTATGGGTATTGGTCCAGCTGTTGCCATTCCAAaagttttgaaacaaaCTGGATTATCAGTCagtgatattgatatttatgaaatcaatgaagCATTTGCCGGTCAATGTTTGTACTCAATTGAAAGTTGTAATATTCCAAGAGAAAAAGTCAATCTTAATGGGGGTGCTATTGCCTTGGGTCACCCTCTTGGTTGTACTGGTGCTAGACAATACGCTACTATTTTAAGATTGTTAAAACCAGGTGAATTTGGTGTGACTTCTATGTGTATTGGTACTGGTATGGGTGCTGCTTCTGTTTTGGTTAGAGAATAA
- the RKI1 gene encoding ribose-5-phosphate isomerase (Ortholog(s) have ribose-5-phosphate isomerase activity, role in pentose-phosphate shunt, pyridoxine biosynthetic process and cytoplasm, nucleus localization) gives MSSTSKVESAKKLAAYKAVDENFPKDAKVIGIGSGSTVIYAAERIGQLDNKDSFICIPTGFQSKQLIIDNGLRLGTIEQYPDIDIAFDGADEVDPQLNLIKGGGACLFQEKLVAASAKKFVVVADYRKKSDKLGQSWRQGVPIEIVPNSYSKIIQELSKKLGAKNVDLRQGGKAKAGPIITDNNNFLLDADFGEIEIDNVGKLHEQIKLLVGVVETGLFTNMANKAYFGEEDGSVSVWSK, from the coding sequence ATGTCTTCTACAAGTAAAGTTGAATCCGCCAAAAAATTAGCTGCTTATAAAGcagttgatgaaaattttcCTAAAGATGCTAAAGTCATTGGTATTGGATCTGGATCCACTGTTATTTATGCTGCCGAAAGAATTGGTCAATTGGACAATAAGGATTCATTTATTTGTATCCCCACAGGGtttcaatcaaaacaattaatcATTGATAATGGATTAAGATTAGGTACTATTGAACAATACCCagatattgatattgcCTTTGATGGAGCTGATGAAGTTGATCCacaattaaatttgattaaaggtggtggtgcttgtttatttcaagaaaaattagtAGCGGCATCTgctaaaaaatttgttgttgttgctgattATAGAAAGAAATCTGATAAATTGGGACAACTGTGGAGACAAGGTGTACctattgaaattgttccTAATTCATATAGTAAAATCATTCAGGAATTATCTAAAAAATTAGGAGCTAAAAATGTGGATTTAAGACAAGGTGGTAAAGCTAAAGCTGGTCCTATAATTactgataataataatttcttattGGATGCTGATTTTGGTGAAATAGAAATTGACAATGTTGGTAAATTACATgaacaaattaaattattagttgGTGTCGTTGAAACCGGATTATTTACTAATATGGCTAATAAAGCATATTTTGGTGAAGAAGATGGATCTGTTAGTGTATGGAGTAAATAG
- the RPS7A gene encoding 40S ribosomal protein eS7 (Ribosomal protein S7; genes encoding cytoplasmic ribosomal subunits, translation factors, and tRNA synthetases are downregulated upon phagocytosis by murine macrophage; Spider biofilm repressed), which translates to MSSKILSENPTELELKVAQAFVDLESQADLKAELRPLQFKSIKEIDVNGGKKALAVFVPPPSLQAYRKVQTRLTRELEKKFPDRHVVFLAERRILPKPARKARKQQKRPRSRTLTAVHDKILEDLVFPTEIIGKRVRYLVGGNKIQKVLLDSKDSTAVDYKLDSFQQLYSKLTGKQVVFEIPGESH; encoded by the coding sequence ATGTCCTCTAAGATCTTATCAGAAAACCCAACtgaattagaattaaaaGTTGCTCAAGCTTTCGTTGATTTGGAATCTCAAGCTGATTTAAAAGCTGAATTGAGACCATTACAATTCAAATCtatcaaagaaattgatgttAATGGAGGTAAAAAAGCTTTAGCTGTTTTCGTTCCACCACCAAGTTTACAAGCTTACAGAAAAGTTCAAACTAGATTAACTAgagaattagaaaaaaaattcccAGATAGACATGTTGTCTTTTTAGCTGAAAGAAGAATCTTACCAAAACCAGCTAGAAAAGCtagaaaacaacaaaaaagacCAAGATCAAGAACTTTGACTGCTGTTCATGATAAAATTTTGGAAGATTTAGTTTTCCCAACTGAAATCATTGGTAAAAGAGTTAGATACTTGGTTGGTGGTAACAAAATCCAAAAAGTCTTGTTGGATTCTAAAGATTCAACTGCTGTTGATTACAAATTGGATTCTTTCCAACAATTGTACTCAAAATTGACTGGTAAACAAgttgtttttgaaatccCAGGTGAATCTCATTAG
- the MET18 gene encoding Met18p (Putative protein with a predicted role in nucleotide excision repair (NER) and RNA polymerase II (RNAP II) transcription; Plc1p-regulated) produces MISDIFFPFLSFIIENFYFSFRKPTTTTTTTTRSKILHQTPKQMSEHNIPILINQYIAASSGNDEEAVSNYIFELSNLISNDELSLLQFIQHLGPSLTSDKDSIRSKSIECLSKTIISLSDSKLTKQDINVLIEFLLNKLIDNDQICLQYSLMGINSLICKKNFLGDTNIEKILQQLYKNYDPKKNLAKVRYETFQILLNLLNQFNQYLNSSSIQLSNLYIKTFIHIASGEKDPRNLLISFELNNKINANFQFDNKNNELHQQFITDLFDICFCYFPISFKPPSNDPYKITSEQLKLALRETIASQSKFAPEAFPSLIEKLTSTNPTIRNDTLKTIELCIKNYSKNDATVIEEYWMTIWNALKFEILHNDISSNFNPTNNTIVASDYDEIDDNDEFKPLVLTLVILNRLISTLSQPEIMLHTVVEELKPNLEVMKEKSIKSSLILSSLGSTSVDNLNYIVDFLFQYQIWGKFLNIDKKEENEEQQEFDTNEDVSLNIAKQRDLIDSIGFVLTAYQVLKPTAHCHLLDYKDYILIFLGQLLTITSNLEKTLKCKIIQQLIKLIKLPGYLNTNELELILGNYFKQFFLDTTKTSGKKDVILQEIINGLIEVSQDSQITSLTIEFIINPILNQLLTTEDNDGGDVNIETFQFQLEIVGDLCINYQILEVISIRLLNKLPIINNQSNNNLQLYKIIINLFIELIKKIESIQQFLTNSWYKNFIPKFMENLLIVLPLENILHNNDDNYELFEIVGDLLGLIIKFIDVSKHQEILDQLNQTFIINNNDDDDDDEETNHQGPFKYPSNLLIEPNNYINVYNKILSSIDKTCVFKQDVDQQVIESIINLIYKIGNDDEYLRLQYLQTLCLLINKFTNNADFIESKLKFLEKVEEQDFPITKKDFISFEIFIWILKGLIVKLDKLGINYLNQLLELFVITENYKLKQLIGKSLQILFIDLKIFTNERITTTDNTNSTNGGIKSSSQLISKVKNLQVKSLYKQHIFVIILPYLINDSNENFTNDADFNLKFNSLSLIIENLSINGNNNILINQLSEILPITLYSLIKIPIDANSNSNLLASLIILNIILKEEEK; encoded by the coding sequence ATGATTTCggatatttttttccccTTCTTGTCCTTtatcattgaaaatttttatttttctttcagaaagccaacaacaacaacaacaacaacaacaagatcaaAAATACTCCACCAAACACCCAAACAGATGCTGGAACACAATATACctatattaattaatcaataCATTGCTGCTTCTTCAGGTAATGACGAAGAAGCGGTATCAAATTacatttttgaattatccaatttgattagtaatgatgaattatcattattacaATTCATTCAACATTTAGGTCCTTCATTAACTTCAGATAAAGATTCAATTCGTAGTAAAAGTATTGAATGTTTATCCAAGACTATTATTTCATTGTCTGATTCGAAATTGACTAAACAAGACATTaatgttttaattgaatttttgttaaacaaattaattgataatgatcaAATATGTTTACAATATTCATTAATGGGgattaattcattaatttgtAAGAAAAATTTCCTTGGTGAtacaaatattgaaaaaattttacaacAATTGTATAAAAATTATGATCCCAAAAAGAATTTAGCAAAAGTACGATACGaaacttttcaaatattattgaatttattgaatcaatttaatcaatatttgaattcttcttctattcaattatcaaatttatatatcAAGACATTTATTCATATTGCATCAGGTGAAAAAGATCCaagaaatttattaatttcatttgaattgaataataaaatcaatgcaaatttccaatttgataataaaaataatgaattacatcaacaatttataactgatttatttgatatttgtttttgttatttcccaatttcatttaaacCACCAAGTAATGATCCATATAAAATAACTTCagaacaattaaaattggCATTAAGGGAAACTATTGCCTCTCAGAGTAAATTTGCGCCTGAGGCATTCCCCagtttaattgaaaaattaactTCAACTAATCCAACCATTAGAAATGATACtttaaaaacaattgaattatgtattaaaaattattcCAAAAATGATGCAACAGTCATTGAAGAATATTGGATGACAATTTGGAATGCcttaaaatttgaaattttgcATAATGATATTTCTAGTAATTTTAACCCAACTAATAATACCATTGTGGCATCAGattatgatgaaattgatgataatgatgaatttaaaCCATTAGTTTTAACTTTAGTTATACTTAATCGATTGATTCTGACATTACTGCAACCAGAAATCATGTTACATACCGTGGtggaagaattgaaaccTAATTTAGAAgtaatgaaagaaaaatcaatcaaatcaagtTTAATTTTAAGTTCATTAGGTTCAACTtctgttgataatttgaattatattgttgatttcttatttcaatatcaaatatgggggaaatttttaaatattgataaaaaagaagaaaacgaAGAACAGCAAGAGTTTGATACAAATGAAGATGTTTCATTGAATATAGCAAAACAACgtgatttgattgatagTATTGGATTTGTATTAACTGCATATCAAGTTTTGAAACCAACAGCTCATTGTCATTTATTGGATTATAAagattatattttaatatttttagGACAATTATTGACTATTACTTCCAATTTAGAGAAAACATTGAAATGTAAAAtcattcaacaattgattaaattaattaaattaccAGGGTATTTAAATACTAATGAACTTGAGTTAATCTTAGGGAATTATTTTAAACAGTTCTTTTTAGATACTACAAAAACATCAGGAAAGAAAGATGTTATAttacaagaaattattaatggATTAATTGAAGTTTCACAAGATAGTCAAATTACGTCAttaacaattgaattcattattaatccAATATTAAATCAGTTATTAACCACCGAAGATAACGATGGTGGTGATGTTAATATTGAGACtttccaatttcaattagAAATTGTTGGTGATTTATGTattaattatcaaattcttgaagTTATTTCCATTagattattaaataaattaccaattattaataatcaatccaataataatttacaattatataaaatcattattaatttatttattgaattaattaaaaaaattgaatcaattcaacaatttttaactAATTCATGgtataaaaatttcattccTAAATTTATGGAAAATCTATTAATCGTGTTACCTTTGGAGAATATTTTGcataataatgatgataattatgaattgtttgaaattgttggtgATTTATTGGgtttaattattaaatttattgatgtATCTAAacatcaagaaattttagatcaattgaatcaaacatttattatcaataataatgatgatgatgatgatgatgaagaaacaaATCATCAAGGACCATTCAAATATCCActgaatttattaattgaaccaaataattatatcaatGTTTATAATAAGATTTTAAGTTCCATTGATAAAACTTGTGTTTTCAAACAAGATGTTGATCAACAAGTgattgaatcaataataaatttgatttataaaattggtaatgatgatgaatattTACGATTACAATATTTACAAACATTATGTttgttgattaataaattcactAATAATGCCGACTTCATTGAatctaaattgaaatttttagaaaaagttgaagaaCAAGACTTCCCAATAACTAAAAAAGATTTTAtatcatttgaaatttttatatGGATATTAAAGGGATTAATTGTTAAACTTGATAAATTAGGgatcaattatttaaatcaattacttGAATTATTTGTAATCACTGAAAActataaattgaaacaattaattgGTAAATCATtacaaattttatttattgatttgaaaattttcacTAATGAGAgaattactactactgacAACACCAATAGTACTAATGGTGGTATTAAATCTTCTagtcaattgatttcaaaagttaaaaatttacaagTCAAATCATTATATAAACAACATATATTTGTCATTATTCTACcatatttaattaatgattctaatgaaaatttcacTAATGATgctgatttcaatttaaaattcaattcattatcattgattattgaaaatttatcaattaatggtaataataatattttaattaatcaattatcaGAAATTCTACCAATTACAttatattcattaattaaaattcCAATAGATGctaattcaaattcaaatttattggcatcattaataatattgaatattattttaaaagaagaagaaaaa
- the ARF3 gene encoding Arf3p (Similar to but not orthologous to S. cerevisae Arf3; transcript filament induced; Tup1 regulated; rat catheter biofilm repressed (see Locus History Note for Assembly 19 correction)): MGGLVSKLFKNREMRILMLGLDNAGKTTILYKLKLGKTSKTVPTVGFNVETVKHKNVSFAVWDCGGQERIRPLWRHYFTGTNALIYVVDSSDVDRLEESKQELFRIVTDKELTNCLLVVLANKQDVDGAVKPKDLIERFQLNKLTGEHTWSVIPTIAIDGTGLVETLNWISSHSK; the protein is encoded by the exons ATGGGTGGTTTAGTG tcaaaattattcaaaaaccGTGAAATGAGAATATTAATGCTTGGTTTAGATAATGCCGGTAAAACAACGATATtgtataaattgaaattaggTAAAACTTCGAAAACTGTCCCCACGGTCGGGTTCAATGTTGAGACTGTGAAACACAAGAATGTTTCCTTTGCAGTATGGGATTGTGGTGGTCAAGAAAGAATTAGACCATTATGGAGACATTATTTCACTGGGACCAATGCATTAATTTATGTAGTTGATTCCCTGGATGTTGACAGATTAGAAGaatcaaaacaagaattatttaGAATTGTCACTGATAAAGaattaacaaattgtttattagtGGTTTTAGCCAATAAACAAGATGTTGATGGTGCTGTTAAACCTaaagatttgattgaaagattccaattgaacaaattaaCTGGTGAACACACTTGGTCAGTGATTCCAACAATTGCAATTGATGGTACTGGGTTAGTTGAAACCTTGAATTGGATTTCATCGCATTCCAAGTAA
- a CDS encoding uncharacterized protein (Ortholog of Candida albicans WO-1 : CAWG_02476) translates to EKDTIATINTNSSLLTKKNITELIPILIELITSATTTKGKSKSNIDIKVLSLKNLKLIIEKFDDIINKQKLLNDLLPALDDKKRVVRKLTIDLRQSLYDSK, encoded by the coding sequence aagaaaaagatacCATCGCCACCATCAATacaaattcatcattattgacTAAGAAGAATATTACTGAATTAATCccaattttaattgaattaattacatccgcaacaacaacaaaagggaaatcaaaatcgaatattgatattaaagTATTAAgtttaaagaatttgaaattaataattgaaaaatttgatgatattattaataaacaaaaattattaaatgatttattacCTGCTTTAGATGATAAGAAAAGAGTTGTCAGAAAATTGACTATTGATTTAAGACAATCATTATATGATTCTAAATAA